From the genome of Eublepharis macularius isolate TG4126 chromosome 12, MPM_Emac_v1.0, whole genome shotgun sequence, one region includes:
- the LOC129339761 gene encoding vomeronasal type-2 receptor 26-like, whose protein sequence is MTKFYQHILALVFATKEINENPKILTNITLGFHIYDNYYDALMSYHTTVDLLFKSQALLPNYKCDTPQNLIGVIGGLTLSLSLHMADILTLYKIPQITYGSFKPEEDERTRLPSFYRMVPNEAFQYRGIIQLLLHFKWKWIGVIASNDDGEHFLQAMEPLLFQSRICPAFIELVPEAFTLFNPVSIISYMLSNIPIFLEKKTNAFVIYGEMASIWWMATILWVTTTWIPLSNFEYKGQISSGKVWITVAQIDFIFLAVHRSWDIQMFHGTLSFSIHSNKVAGFPKFLQVIIPSGIKGDGFIKDFWEQAFDCTFLLNSSVSTEDSKLCTGEEKLENLPGPFFEMSMTGHAYSIYNAVYAIAHALHSMFGSRANYRAKEDAGSVTPWQRISFNSSAGDTVEFNAYGELLAGFDIINLVTFPNNSYIRVKVGSLDPQASPGNEFTIDENKIEWHRNFTQPVQYYSDPSLSLSLSDMDKCVSCPEDQFPNKNRNQCIPKLKNFLSFVEPLGIVLTFLALFFSLSTALVLRIFIKHRDTPIVKANNRSLTYILLISLLLCFLSSLLFLGQPTKVTCFLRQTVFSIIFSTAVSSVLAKTVTVVVAFMASKPGNVFRKWMGKRLAYSIVISCFLVQVFINAVWLGTSPPFPDLDMHSMKGKIIVECNEGMVAFFYCVLSYMGLLAIISFTVAFLARKLPDSFNEAKFITFSMLVFCTVWLSFVPTYLSTRGKDTVAVEIFSILASSAGLLGCIFLPKGYIIMMRPDMNTRDQLIRKKH, encoded by the exons ATGACAAAATTCTACCAGCACATCTTGGCCTTGGTGTTTGCCACCAAAGAGATAAATGAGAATCCCAAGATCTTGACCAACATCACACTTGGGTTCCACATCTATGACAACTACTATGATGCACTGATGTCCTACCATACCACTGTGGACTTGCTGTTCAAATCACAGGCATTGTTGCCCAACTACAAATGTGACACCCCCCAAAATCTAATAGGAGTCATTGGCGGACTTACCTTGTCTCTCTCTTTACACATGGCAGATATCTTAACCCtttacaagattccacag attACATATGGATCTTTTAAACCAGAAGAAGATGAAAGGACCCGTCTCCCTTCTTTTTACCGTATGGTCCCTAATGAAGCCTTCCAGTATCGGGGAATCATCCAGTTACTTCTCCATTTCAAATGGAAATGGATAGGAGTTATAGCTTCAAATGACGATGGTGAACATTTCTTGCAAGCCATGGAGCCACTGCTTTTCCAGAGTAGAATCTGTCCAGCCTTCATAGAACTAGTCCCTGAAGCTTTTACTTTATTTAaccctgtctccattatttcttacATGTTGAGTAATATTCCAATATTCTTGGAGAAGAAAACCAATGCCTTTGTTATATATGGAGAAATGGCATCCATTTGGTGGATGGCAACCATTTTATGGGTGACAACAACATGGATTCCTCTATCCAATTTTGAATATAAGGGCCAAATCTCTTCAGGGAAAGTATGGATTACGGTGGCCCAGATTGATTTCATATTCCTAGCTGTACACAGAAGCTGGGACATACAAATGTTCCATGGTACTCTTTCCTTCAGCATTCATTCAAACAAGGTTGCAGGCTTCCCAAAATTTCTCCAGGTTATTATTCCTTCTGGGATAAAAGGGGATGGTTTCATCAAAGACTTCTGGGAGCAAGCTTTTGACTGTACATTCCTTCTGAATTCCAGTGTATCTACAGAGGACAGTAAATTATGTACTGGGGAAGAGAAGCTGGAGAACCTTCCTGGACCATTTTTTGAAATGAGCATGACTGGCCATGCATACAGTATTTATAATGCTGTGTATGCTattgcacatgctttgcattccATGTTCGGCTCAAGAGCCAACTATAGAGCAAAGGAGGATGCAGGCAGTGTGACCCCTTGGCAG AGGATCTCATTTAATAGCAGTGCTGGAGATACAGTTGAATTTAACGCATATGGAGAATTATTAGCTGGCTTTGACATTATAAATCTGGTCACATTCCCAAATAACTCCTATATAAGAGTAAAGGTTGGAAGCTTAGATCCTCAGGCTTCTCCGGGCAATGAGTTTACCATTGATGAGAACAAAATTGAATGGCATAGAAATTTCACTCAG CCAGTCCAGTATTATTCagatccatctctctctctctctctttcagacaTGGATAAATGTGTCAGTTGCCCAGAAGATCAATTTCCAAACAAGAACCGAAACCAGTGCATTCCCAAACTGAAAAATTTCCTCTCCTTTGTGGAACCTCTGGGTATTGTTCTAACTTTCCtggctcttttcttttctctgagCACAGCTCTGGTGCTTAGAATCTTCATTAAGCACCGGGATACtcccatagtcaaagccaacaacaggAGCCTCACGTATATTCTTctcatctctctccttctttgcTTCCTCTCCTCTCTGCTATTCCTTGGACAACCCACAAAAGTCACTTGCTTCCTTCGACAAACCGTTTTTAGCATAATCTTTTCCACTGCGGTTTCTTCTGTGCTGGCAAAAACCGTTACAGTTGTGGTGGCTTTCATGGCCTCCAAGCCAGGAAACGTTTTCCGGAAATGGATGGGGAAAAGACTGGCATATTCTATTGTCATTTCTTGTTTCCTTGTTCAAGTCTTCATTAATGCAGTCTGGTTGGGTACTTCTCCTCCATTCCCAGATTTGGACATGCATTCCATGAAAGGAAAAATTATAGTGGAATGTAATGAAGGTATGGTTGCTTTCTTTTACTGTGTCTTGTCCTACATGGGATTATTGGCCATCATcagcttcactgtggctttcctagccagaAAGTTGCCAgacagttttaatgaagccaagttcatcaccttcagcatgctggtcttttgCACTGTTTGGCTGTCCTTTGTGCCAACCTACCTCAGCACACGAGGAAAAGACACGGtggctgtggagatcttctccatcttggcctccagtgccgGACTGCTGGGCTGCATCTTTTTGCCCAAAGGCTACATTATCATGATGAGGCCTGATATGAATACAAGAGACCAACTGATAAGGAAAAAGCATTAA